Proteins from one Cicer arietinum cultivar CDC Frontier isolate Library 1 chromosome 3, Cicar.CDCFrontier_v2.0, whole genome shotgun sequence genomic window:
- the LOC101501777 gene encoding uncharacterized protein, with the protein MKTPPSLLSLTIDSAVLNLSDISDLSPIPDHILLDLFLRILKAGKLTEKVLKLFIATGKDEVISLVQALNIQHIVTPVLPTRCSEKF; encoded by the exons atgaaaacACCGCCATCGTTACTTTCTCTTACCATTGACTCAGCCGTCCTTAATCTCTCCGACATCTCCGATCTCTCTCCCATCCCTGATCATATCCTCCTCGACCTCTTCCTG AGAATATTGAAAGCTGGAAAGCTGACTGAAAAAGTTCTGAAACTGTTTATAGCAACTGGTAAGGATGAAGTCATCTCACTTGTTCAGGCACTGAATATCCAACATATTGTGACCCCTGTGCTTCCTACCA GATGTTCTGAGAAATTCTAA
- the LOC101501457 gene encoding uncharacterized protein, giving the protein MASFTLVTSLPKFGPAGASIARARPWNTRVFAAATPRPIQVPKSHNEDGSITTDGIKQGASETVNNNLNEPLQDKAYSTAEHVVDKTKDVANKASAATQNIAEKAKQTMQEAWDSTKNTANRAADTVLGKTQQSCDSTKKTANKAADTVVEKAHQSANYVKENAEAVKKNMNKKN; this is encoded by the exons ATGGCATCCTTTACCCTTGTCACCTCTCTCCCAAAATTTGGCCCTGCTGGAGCATCTATTGCAAGGGCTCGTCCATGGAATACTAGGGTCTTTGCAGCTGCTACCCCAAGACCTATTCAA GTACCAAAGTCACATAATGAAGATGGCTCAATAACCACCGATGGTATCAAGCAAGGAGCAAGTGAAACAGTCAATAACAATTTGAATGAACCATTACAGGATAAGGCTTATTCCACTGCAGAACAT GTGGTTGACAAAACAAAAGATGTGGCTAATAAGGCTTCAGCAGCAACACAAAACATTGCAGAGAAAGCAAAGCAAACAATGCAAGAGGCATGGGATTCAACTAAGAACACAGCCAATAGGGCTGCAGACACTGTGTTGGGAAAGACTCAACAATCTTGTGATTCAACTAAGAAGACAGCCAATAAGGCTGCAGATACTGTGGTTGAAAAAGCTCACCAATCAGCTAATTATGTCAAAGAAAATGCAGAGGCAGTGAAGAAGAATATGAACAAAAAGAATTGA
- the LOC101501150 gene encoding protein LUTEIN DEFICIENT 5, chloroplastic isoform X2, with the protein MASHGSLLHHSPPPLSIPTKYFHPKHILSIKPLKPTTTFSSFFPCSLTITQRGSCSPLIACSSSNGRSSNELVDDDGVKSVEQLLEEKQRAELSARIASGEFTVNQQSGLPSILKKSLSKVGVPNEILEFLFGLYPKIPEAKGSIKAIRSEAFFIPLYELYITYGGIFRLNFGPKSFLIVSDPAIAKHILKDNAKAYSKGILAEILDFVMGKGLIPADGEIWRVRRRAIVPALHLKFVAAMIGLFGQATDRLCKKLDAAASDGEDVEMESLFSRLTLDVIGKAVFNYDFDSLSNDTGIIEAVYTVLREAEDRSVSPIPVWDIPIWKDISPRQRKVTAALKLVNDTLNNLIAICKRMVDEEELQFHEEYMNEQDPSILHFLLASGDDVSSKQLRDDLMTMLIAGHETSAAVLTWTFYLLSKEPSVVSKLQEEVDSVLGDRFPTIEDMKKLKYTTRVINESLRLYPQPPVLIRRSLENDVLGEYPIKRGEDIFISVWNLHRSPTLWEGADKFEPERWPLDGPNPNETNQNFKYLPFGGGPRKCIGDMFASYEVVMTTGATIHTTQGLNMTVTHRIKPPIVPSLQMSTLEADPSMSISDKEETGQKGQVYQAQS; encoded by the exons ATGGCTTCCCATGGTTCTCTTCTTCATCATTCTCCTCCTCCTCTTTCAATTCCCACTAAATACTTTCATCCCAAACATATTCTTTCTATAAAACCACTTAAACCCACCAccactttttcttctttctttccttGTTCCTTAACTATAACACAAAGAGGATCTTGTTCACCACTCATAGCATGCTCCTCTTCAAATGGTAGAAGCTCAAATGAATTAGTGGATGATGATGGTGTTAAGAGTGTGGAGCAGCTTCTTGAAGAGAAACAGCGAGCTGAATTGTCTGCTAGAATTGCATCAGGAGAATTCACTGTTAATCAGCAATCTGG TTTACCTTCTATATTAAAGAAGAGCCTGTCAAAGGTTGGAGTGCCCAATGAGATTCTGGAATTTTTGTTTGGCTTGTACCCAAAAATTCCTGAGGCAAAAGGGTCGATTAAAGCCATTCGAAGTGAGGCCTTCTTCATTCCCTTGTATGAACTTTACATCACTTATGGTGGGATTTTCAGGCTCAATTTTGGACCAAAG TCCTTTCTGATTGTATCTGATCCGGCAATTGCAAAACACATATTGAAAGACAATGCAAAGGCTTATTCTAAG GGTATCTTGGCTGAGATCCTGGATTTTGTAATGGGAAAAGGGCTTATCCCAGCTGATGGGGAAATATGGCGAGTTAGACGGCGTGCTATAGTCCCAGCATTGCATTTGAAG TTTGTAGCTGCTATGATTGGCCTTTTTGGACAAGCTACAGATAGGCTCTGCAAGAAGCTAGATGCTGCTGCATCTGATGGAGAAGATGTTGAGATGGAGTCACTTTTCTCTCGATTGACATTGGATGTCATTGGCAAAGCAGTGTTCAATTATGATTTTGATAGTTTATCAAACGACACGGGTATAATTGAG GCTGTTTATACTGTACTGAGAGAAGCAGAAGATCGAAGTGTTTCTCCGATTCCAGTCTGGGATATTCCAATATGGAAAGACATATCCCCGCGTCAAAGGAAGGTCACTGCCGCTCTCAAACTTGTCAATGATACACTTAACAATCTGATAGCAATATGCAAG AGAATGGTGGATGAAGAAGAGCTACAGTTTCATGAGGAGTACATGAATGAACAAGATCCAAGTATTCTGCACTTCTTGTTGGCGTCAGGAGATGAT GTGTCAAGTAAGCAACTTCGTGATGACTTAATGACAATGCTCATTGCTGGACATGAAACATCGGCCGCTGTTTTAACTTGGACTTTTTATCTTCTTTCAAAG GAGCCTAGTGTCGTGTCCAAGCTCCAAGAAGAG GTTGACTCTGTACTTGGTGATCGATTTCCAACTATTGAAGACATGAAGAAACTCAAATATACAACTCGAGTGATCAACGAG TCATTAAGGCTTTACCCACAACCACCTGTTTTGATTCGTCGCTCTCTTGAGAATGATGTTCTTGGAGAGTATCCTATAAAAAG AGGAGAAGATATCTTTATATCTGTGTGGAACTTGCATCGCAGCCCAACACTGTGGGAAGGTGCTGATAAGTTTGAACCTGAAAGATGGCCGTTAGATGGACCTAACCCTAATGAGACGAATCAAAACTTCAA ATATCTTCCATTTGGTGGAGGACCGCGAAAATGTATAGGGGATATGTTTGCTTCATATGAG GTTGTGATGACTACTGGAGCCACAATTCATACAACACAAGGGTTGAATATGACTGTAACACACAGAATAAAACCTCCTATTGTGCCTTCATTACAAATGTCAACATTGGAAGCGGATCCATCCATGAGCATTTCTGATAAAGAGGAAACAGGTCAGAAAGGCCAAGTTTATCAGGCTCAGTCCTAA
- the LOC105851049 gene encoding probable UDP-arabinopyranose mutase 5 yields the protein MSQVTINDIEVDIVIGALHSDLTTFMNEWKPVFSRFHLIIVKDTDLKEELQIPEGFSADVYTKSEIEQVVGSSTSIRFSGYACRYFGFLVSKKKYVVCIDDDCVPAKDNAGNFVDAVAQHIVNLKTPATPFFFNTLYDPFCKGADFVRGYPFSLRTGVDCALSCGLWLNLADLDAPTQALKPAQRNSRYVDAVLTVPVRAMLPVSGINIAFNRELIGPALVPALVLAGEGKIRWETVEDIWCGLCVKVICDHLGLGVKSGLPYVSRTERGNAIDSLKKEWEGVKMMEEVVPFFQSVRLPQSATTAEDCVVEMAKSVKEQLGKVDPMFSQAADAMEEWIKLWKSVGSA from the coding sequence ATGTCTCAAGTAACTATCAACGACATCGAAGTTGACATTGTGATTGGTGCCCTGCACTCTGACCTCACAACTTTTATGAATGAATGGAAGCCAGTTTTCTCCCGTTTCCACCTGATAATAGTCAAAGATACTGACCTCAAGGAAGAACTCCAAATTCCCGAAGGATTTAGCGCAGATGTCTATACAAAATCTGAAATTGAGCAAGTGGTGGGTTCCTCCACTTCCATTCGCTTCTCTGGCTACGCTTGTAGATATTTCGGCTTTCTAGTTTCAAAGAAGAAGTATGTTGTCTGTATTGATGATGATTGTGTTCCAGCAAAAGATAATGCAGGGAATTTCGTAGACGCTGTGGCTCAGCATATTGTGAACCTCAAGACTCCTGCCACTCCTTTTTTCTTTAATACGCTATATGATCCATTCTGTAAGGGTGCGGATTTTGTTCGTGGCTACCCATTTAGCCTTCGAACTGGGGTTGATTGTGCTCTGTCGTGTGGACTATGGCTCAATCTGGCAGACCTTGATGCACCAACTCAGGCTCTCAAGCCAGCACAGAGGAATTCACGATATGTGGATGCAGTTCTGACAGTTCCTGTTAGAGCAATGTTGCCGGTGAGTGGAATCAACATTGCCTTTAACCGAGAATTAATTGGCCCGGCATTGGTCCCAGCTTTGGTGTTGGCAGGAGAAGGAAAAATCAGGTGGGAAACTGTGGAAGATATATGGTGTGGATTGTGTGTGAAAGTTATATGTGACCACCTAGGCCTCGGTGTGAAAAGCGGATTGCCGTATGTTTCGAGAACAGAAAGAGGAAATGCCATAGACAGCTTGAAGAAAGAATGGGAAGGAGTGAAAATGATGGAGGAAGTTGTTCCTTTCTTTCAGTCTGTAAGGTTGCCACAATCAGCTACGACAGCAGAGGACTGTGTGGTCGAGATGGCCAAATCGGTGAAGGAACAACTGGGGAAAGTCGATCCTATGTTTTCGCAAGCCGCTGATGCCATGGAAGAGTGGATCAAGCTCTGGAAGTCAGTTGGATCTGCTTGA
- the LOC101501150 gene encoding protein LUTEIN DEFICIENT 5, chloroplastic isoform X1, producing the protein MASHGSLLHHSPPPLSIPTKYFHPKHILSIKPLKPTTTFSSFFPCSLTITQRGSCSPLIACSSSNGRSSNELVDDDGVKSVEQLLEEKQRAELSARIASGEFTVNQQSGLPSILKKSLSKVGVPNEILEFLFGLYPKIPEAKGSIKAIRSEAFFIPLYELYITYGGIFRLNFGPKSFLIVSDPAIAKHILKDNAKAYSKGILAEILDFVMGKGLIPADGEIWRVRRRAIVPALHLKFVAAMIGLFGQATDRLCKKLDAAASDGEDVEMESLFSRLTLDVIGKAVFNYDFDSLSNDTGIIEAVYTVLREAEDRSVSPIPVWDIPIWKDISPRQRKVTAALKLVNDTLNNLIAICKRMVDEEELQFHEEYMNEQDPSILHFLLASGDDVSSKQLRDDLMTMLIAGHETSAAVLTWTFYLLSKEPSVVSKLQEEVDSVLGDRFPTIEDMKKLKYTTRVINESLRLYPQPPVLIRRSLENDVLGEYPIKRGEDIFISVWNLHRSPTLWEGADKFEPERWPLDGPNPNETNQNFKYLPFGGGPRKCIGDMFASYETIVALAMLVRRFNFQMAIGAPPVVMTTGATIHTTQGLNMTVTHRIKPPIVPSLQMSTLEADPSMSISDKEETGQKGQVYQAQS; encoded by the exons ATGGCTTCCCATGGTTCTCTTCTTCATCATTCTCCTCCTCCTCTTTCAATTCCCACTAAATACTTTCATCCCAAACATATTCTTTCTATAAAACCACTTAAACCCACCAccactttttcttctttctttccttGTTCCTTAACTATAACACAAAGAGGATCTTGTTCACCACTCATAGCATGCTCCTCTTCAAATGGTAGAAGCTCAAATGAATTAGTGGATGATGATGGTGTTAAGAGTGTGGAGCAGCTTCTTGAAGAGAAACAGCGAGCTGAATTGTCTGCTAGAATTGCATCAGGAGAATTCACTGTTAATCAGCAATCTGG TTTACCTTCTATATTAAAGAAGAGCCTGTCAAAGGTTGGAGTGCCCAATGAGATTCTGGAATTTTTGTTTGGCTTGTACCCAAAAATTCCTGAGGCAAAAGGGTCGATTAAAGCCATTCGAAGTGAGGCCTTCTTCATTCCCTTGTATGAACTTTACATCACTTATGGTGGGATTTTCAGGCTCAATTTTGGACCAAAG TCCTTTCTGATTGTATCTGATCCGGCAATTGCAAAACACATATTGAAAGACAATGCAAAGGCTTATTCTAAG GGTATCTTGGCTGAGATCCTGGATTTTGTAATGGGAAAAGGGCTTATCCCAGCTGATGGGGAAATATGGCGAGTTAGACGGCGTGCTATAGTCCCAGCATTGCATTTGAAG TTTGTAGCTGCTATGATTGGCCTTTTTGGACAAGCTACAGATAGGCTCTGCAAGAAGCTAGATGCTGCTGCATCTGATGGAGAAGATGTTGAGATGGAGTCACTTTTCTCTCGATTGACATTGGATGTCATTGGCAAAGCAGTGTTCAATTATGATTTTGATAGTTTATCAAACGACACGGGTATAATTGAG GCTGTTTATACTGTACTGAGAGAAGCAGAAGATCGAAGTGTTTCTCCGATTCCAGTCTGGGATATTCCAATATGGAAAGACATATCCCCGCGTCAAAGGAAGGTCACTGCCGCTCTCAAACTTGTCAATGATACACTTAACAATCTGATAGCAATATGCAAG AGAATGGTGGATGAAGAAGAGCTACAGTTTCATGAGGAGTACATGAATGAACAAGATCCAAGTATTCTGCACTTCTTGTTGGCGTCAGGAGATGAT GTGTCAAGTAAGCAACTTCGTGATGACTTAATGACAATGCTCATTGCTGGACATGAAACATCGGCCGCTGTTTTAACTTGGACTTTTTATCTTCTTTCAAAG GAGCCTAGTGTCGTGTCCAAGCTCCAAGAAGAG GTTGACTCTGTACTTGGTGATCGATTTCCAACTATTGAAGACATGAAGAAACTCAAATATACAACTCGAGTGATCAACGAG TCATTAAGGCTTTACCCACAACCACCTGTTTTGATTCGTCGCTCTCTTGAGAATGATGTTCTTGGAGAGTATCCTATAAAAAG AGGAGAAGATATCTTTATATCTGTGTGGAACTTGCATCGCAGCCCAACACTGTGGGAAGGTGCTGATAAGTTTGAACCTGAAAGATGGCCGTTAGATGGACCTAACCCTAATGAGACGAATCAAAACTTCAA ATATCTTCCATTTGGTGGAGGACCGCGAAAATGTATAGGGGATATGTTTGCTTCATATGAG ACTATAGTAGCACTTGCAATGCTTGTTAGACGGTTCAACTTTCAAATGGCGATCGGAGCTCCACCG GTTGTGATGACTACTGGAGCCACAATTCATACAACACAAGGGTTGAATATGACTGTAACACACAGAATAAAACCTCCTATTGTGCCTTCATTACAAATGTCAACATTGGAAGCGGATCCATCCATGAGCATTTCTGATAAAGAGGAAACAGGTCAGAAAGGCCAAGTTTATCAGGCTCAGTCCTAA